One region of Citrus sinensis cultivar Valencia sweet orange chromosome 6, DVS_A1.0, whole genome shotgun sequence genomic DNA includes:
- the LOC102618063 gene encoding ultraviolet-B receptor UVR8 isoform X1, translating into MASTTSIIAWGSGEDGQLGIGNNEEREWVCVVKALEPYKVRSVVAGSRNSLAICDDGKLFTWGWNQRGTLGHPPETKTENIPSQVNALSNTKIVQAAIGGWHCLAVDDQGRAYAWGGNEYGQCGEEPERKDDTGRILRRDIVIPQRCAPKLIVRQVAAGGTHSVVLTREGHVWTWGQPWPPGDIKQISVPVRVQGLEQVKLIAVGAFHNLALQEDGALWAWGNNEYGQLGTGDTQPRSQPIPVQGLSGLTLVDIAAGGWHSTALTDDGEVYGWGRGEHGRLGFGDNDKSSKMVPQKVNLLAGEDIVQVSCGGTHSVALTRDGHIFSFGRGDHGRLGYGRKVTTGQPMEVPINIPAPRNAGDGVDRRWIAKLVACGGRHTLAIVEWQTEESK; encoded by the exons ATGGCTTCTACTACGTCCATTATTGCTTG GGGCTCGGGAGAAGATGGGCAATTGGGAATAGGAAACAACGAAGAGAGAGAATGGGTTTGCGTTGTCAAAGCTCTCGAGCCTTACAAAGTCCGCTCAGTTGTTGCTGGTAGCCGTAACTCCCTCGCCATTTGCGACGATGGCAAG TTGTTTACTTGGGGGTGGAATCAGAGAGGGACATTAGGTCACCCGCCAGAGACCAAAACTGAAAACATTCCTAGTCAGGTTAACGCTTTATCTAATACCAAAATTGTTCAG GCTGCTATTGGTGGATGGCATTGTTTGGCTGTTGATGATCAAGGCCGTGCCTACGCCTGGG GTGGTAATGAGTATGGACAGTGTGGGGAAGAACCAGAGCGGAAAGACGATACTGGTAGGATTTTGAGGAGGGATATTGTAATTCCTCAGCGCTGTGCTCCAAAACTTATAGTTCGCCAG GTGGCTGCAGGGGGCACTCATTCTGTGGTGCTCACACGCGAAGGACATGTATGGACCTGGGGTCAACCATGGCCTCCTGGTGACAT AAAGCAAATATCAGTTCCTGTACGAGTACAAGGTCTTGAACAGGTGAAGCTTATTGCAGTTGGGGCATTTCACAATTTGGCTCTCCAAGAGGATGGAGCATTGTGGGCATGGGGTAATAATGAATACGGACAACTTGGAACAGGGGATACCCAACCAAGATCACAACCTATTCCTGTCCAAGGGCTCTCGGGTCTTACTTTG GTTGATATTGCTGCTGGAGGTTGGCATTCTACCGCATTAACTGATGACGGAGAg GTTTATGGTTGGGGAAGAGGGGAGCACGGGAGGCTTGGATTTGGGGATAATGACAAGAGTAGTAAAATGGTGCCCCAAAAGGTTAATCTTTTAGCTGGCGAGGACATTGTTCAG GTGTCTTGTGGTGGGACCCACTCGGTTGCTTTGACACGTGATGGGCACATATTTTCA TTTGGACGAGGTGACCACGGACGTCTTGGATATGGAAGGAAAGTGACAACTGGTCAGCCAATGGAAGTGCCAATAAATATTCCAGCACCAAGAAATGCTGGCGATGGAGTCGACCGACGCTGGATAGCTAAACTTGTTGCTTGCGGGGGACGCCATACTCTGGCAATAGTAGAATGGCAAACTGAGGAATCCAAGTAG
- the LOC102618063 gene encoding ultraviolet-B receptor UVR8 isoform X2, protein MASTTSIIAWGSGEDGQLGIGNNEEREWVCVVKALEPYKVRSVVAGSRNSLAICDDGKLFTWGWNQRGTLGHPPETKTENIPSQVNALSNTKIVQAAIGGWHCLAVDDQGRAYAWGGNEYGQCGEEPERKDDTGRILRRDIVIPQRCAPKLIVRQVAAGGTHSVVLTREGHVWTWGQPWPPGDIKQISVPVRVQGLEQVKLIAVGAFHNLALQEDGALWAWGNNEYGQLGTGDTQPRSQPIPVQGLSGLTLVDIAAGGWHSTALTDDGEVYGWGRGEHGRLGFGDNDKSSKMVPQKVNLLAGEDIVQVSCGGTHSVALTRDGHIFSRDCRFFWLILRKVDVKNLFPF, encoded by the exons ATGGCTTCTACTACGTCCATTATTGCTTG GGGCTCGGGAGAAGATGGGCAATTGGGAATAGGAAACAACGAAGAGAGAGAATGGGTTTGCGTTGTCAAAGCTCTCGAGCCTTACAAAGTCCGCTCAGTTGTTGCTGGTAGCCGTAACTCCCTCGCCATTTGCGACGATGGCAAG TTGTTTACTTGGGGGTGGAATCAGAGAGGGACATTAGGTCACCCGCCAGAGACCAAAACTGAAAACATTCCTAGTCAGGTTAACGCTTTATCTAATACCAAAATTGTTCAG GCTGCTATTGGTGGATGGCATTGTTTGGCTGTTGATGATCAAGGCCGTGCCTACGCCTGGG GTGGTAATGAGTATGGACAGTGTGGGGAAGAACCAGAGCGGAAAGACGATACTGGTAGGATTTTGAGGAGGGATATTGTAATTCCTCAGCGCTGTGCTCCAAAACTTATAGTTCGCCAG GTGGCTGCAGGGGGCACTCATTCTGTGGTGCTCACACGCGAAGGACATGTATGGACCTGGGGTCAACCATGGCCTCCTGGTGACAT AAAGCAAATATCAGTTCCTGTACGAGTACAAGGTCTTGAACAGGTGAAGCTTATTGCAGTTGGGGCATTTCACAATTTGGCTCTCCAAGAGGATGGAGCATTGTGGGCATGGGGTAATAATGAATACGGACAACTTGGAACAGGGGATACCCAACCAAGATCACAACCTATTCCTGTCCAAGGGCTCTCGGGTCTTACTTTG GTTGATATTGCTGCTGGAGGTTGGCATTCTACCGCATTAACTGATGACGGAGAg GTTTATGGTTGGGGAAGAGGGGAGCACGGGAGGCTTGGATTTGGGGATAATGACAAGAGTAGTAAAATGGTGCCCCAAAAGGTTAATCTTTTAGCTGGCGAGGACATTGTTCAG GTGTCTTGTGGTGGGACCCACTCGGTTGCTTTGACACGTGATGGGCACATATTTTCA AGGGATTGCAGATTTTTTTGGCTTATCTTGAGGAAGGTTGATGTGAAGAATCTGTTCCCCTTTTAG